The genomic segment GCTCCCAATGATGTGGGCCAACCTATTCTGGGTTTGGGGGCATCCGGAAGTGTATATCGTAATTTTACCGGCGTTTGGTATTTTTTCCGAAATCATTTCCACGTTCTCCAGGAAAAAACTATTTGGTTATCCGGCGATGGTTGCCGCGATGGCAGTTATTTCCTTACTAAGTTTCCTAGTTTGGGTCCATCACTTCTTCACAATGGGATCAGGGGCGCTTGTTAACTCCTTCTTCTCGATTACGACGATGATGATTGCGATACCGACCGGGATTAAGATATTCAACTGGCTCTTTACGATGTATAAAGGGCGAATAACCTTTACAACGCCAATGCTTTGGTCGCTTGCTTTTATCCCTAACTTTGTTGTTGGTGGAGTAACTGGGGTTATGCTTGCAATGGCTGCGGCCGACTATCAATATCACAATACGTATTTCTTAGTTTCGCATTTCCACTACGTATTAATTGCTGGAACCGTGTTCTCCTGTTTTGCCGGGCTTACATACTGGTATCCAAAAATGGTCGGTTACAGATTGAATGAAAAAATTGGTAAATGGTTCTTCTGGATTTTCGTTGTTGGGTTTAACGTTTGTTTCTTCCCGCAATATTTCCTAGGACTTGATGGTATGCCTCGTCGTATCTACACTTACGTACAAGGTGATGGCTGGACAACGCTTAACTTCATTTCTACAGTTGGTGGATTCTTGATGGGTATTGCGTTCTTAGTTCTTTGTTATAACATTTACTACAGTTATAAAAACTCGAAACGAGAAGTTACTGGTGACCCGTGGGATGCTCGTACGCTTGAATGGGCTACAAGTTCTGCTGTTCCGCCAAAATATAACTTCGCTGTTTTACCAGAATGGAATGATTTAGATGATTTCTGGAATAGAAAACAAAAGGGCGAGCCATATGTGAATGATAAAAATTATAAACCTATTCATATGCCAAGTAATACAATGGTCGGGTTCGTGATGTCAGTCTTCTTCTTCATTGCTGGTTTTGGTTTAGTGTTCTACTGGTATTGGTTAGGAATTATTGGTCTAATTGGTATTTTGGGATGTATGGTTTATCGTTCGTTCCAAAACAATGACGGCTATCACGTTGAAGTGGATGAAATTAAAGCGACGGAAGAACACAATGCACGCGAACTTGCGACTGGTGTAAAGGAGGGTAACCCATGGAATCTGTAGAAACAAACAAAAATCTTCCCATTGAATATAGATCAGAACAAGGCAGATTAAATATTCTTGGTTTCTGGATTTTCCTTGGCGCTGAAATTGCTTTATTTGCGACTCTCTTTGCGACTTACTTTGTTATGAGAAAAGCTGGTTCTAATGCAGGTCATCCGCCAGCTGAAATGTTTGAACTTTGGCTAGTCTTGATTATGACATTTTTACTTTTAACAAGTAGTTTTACGTGTGGTCTCGCGATTGGTGAAATGCGTAAAGGCAATGTGAAAATGTTGACGATTTACTCGATTATTACGTTGATTCTAGGTGCGGGATTTGTTGGTTTTGAACTTTATGAATTTGCACACTATGTAACGGAAGGCGTAACAATGCAAATAGGCTCTTACTGGTCTGCATTTTTCGTCTTACTCGGGACGCATGGTCTCCACGTAACGGTTGGGATTTTCTGGATTAGTTTTATTCTGATCCAAATTAAAATGCATGGTTTGACTCCAAAAACAGCATCAAAAGTATTTATTTCCAGTTTATACTGGCATTTCCTTGATGTTGTATGGATTTTCATTTTCACTGGTGTCTACCTGCTCGGGATGGTGAACTAATATGGCGCAAAATAATAAATCAAATGCAGCACATGCTGAAAGTGGCATTCCGTGGAAACACATTGTTGGCTTTGCGTTATCAATTATTTTAACGCTCTTAGCTGTCTGGGTAGCTCTTTACTCGACGCTAACAACAAATGTGAAGGTAGTTATCATTTTCATCTTTGCCTTCATCCAGGCTGCATTACAGCTCCTAATGTTCATGCACATGACAGAAGGCCGCGATGGGAAAATCCAAATCGGAAATATCCTTTTCGCCGCATTTATCGCAATTGTAGTAGTTATTGGATCTTATTGGGTAATGGAAATTGGCCATATGAACCATTTAATGTAACAAAAAGCTGGTATGAAAGTAAATTTTCATGCCAGCTTTTTTTGTGATTTTAAAGGTGGAAATTGGACTCTTGGAAAAAAATTAAAATTAATCCTTGCTCTGTAATGCATTACATATTCTATAGTAAAGAAGTAAATTATATTTGTGAGAGGAGATACACAAAAATGACAGAATCAAAATTTCCTAAAGATTTTTTATGGGGTGGAGCAGTTGCTGCAAACCAATGTGAAGGAGCTTATCTTGAAGACGGTAAAGGACTTTCACTTGTAGATATCCTTCCAACAGTAGAGGACGGACGTTGGGAAGCTTTATTCAATCCAGCGAAAGCGCTTGCTACAGATTATGGTTTTTACCCAAGTCACGAATCAATTGATTTTTATCATCGTTATAAAGAAGACATTAAATTAATGGCGGATATGGGATTCAAATGTTTCCGTATGTCCATCAGCTGGCCACGTATTTTCCCAAATGGTGACGAATCGAAACCAAATGAAAAAGGATTAGCATTTTATGATGCAGTTTTTGACGAATGTCATAAATACGGCATCGAACCAGTTGTTACAATTAACCATTTTGATACACCACTTGAAGTTTTCAAAAAATATGGTGGTTGGAAAAATCGTAAATGTATTGATTTTTACTTGAATTTCTGTGAAGCAATTTTCACACGTTATAAAGACAAAGTGAAATATTGGATGACATTTAACGAAATTAACATGATTCTTCATCTTCCATACATTGGTGGCGGTTTAGACGTTACTAAAGAAGAAAATCCAGAAGAAGTGAAATACCAAGCAGCACATCATCAACTAGTTGCATCAGCTCTTGCAACAAAACTTGGTCATGAAATCAATCCTGAAAACCAAATCGGTTGTATGCTTGCAGCGGGTAACACTTACCCAATGACTTGTAATCCAGAAGATGTTTGGAAATCAATTGGTGCTGACCGTGAAGGATACTTCTTCATTGATGTTCAATCACGCGGTTACTACCCAAGTTATACAAAACGTTTCTTTAAAGAAAACAATATCAATATCAAAATGGAAGATGGCGATGTAGAAGCACTACGCGATAACACTGTAGATTATATAGCTTTTAGTTATTATTCTTCTCGTCTGACAAGTGCAGATCCTGAGAAAAATAAAGAAACTGAAGGCAATGTTTTCGCAACACTAAAAAACCCATACTTAAAAGCAAGCGAATGGGGTTGGCAAATTGATCCACTAGGTCTACGTATTACAATGAATACAATTTATGACCGCTATCAAAAACCACTTTTCATCGTGGAAAATGGCTTAGGTGCAGTGGATACAGTAGAAGAAGACGGTTCAATTAATGATGATTACCGTATCGACTACATGCGCGAACACGTACGAGAAATGGGTGAAGCAATTGAAGACGGCGTAGAACTTCTTGGATACACACCATGGGGCTGCATCGACCTTGTCAGCGCTGGCTCTGGCGAAATGAAAAAACGTTACGGCTTTATCTACGTGGACCGCGATAACAAAGGTAACGGAACACTAAACCGCTCGAAGAAAAAATCATTCGACTGGTATAAAAAAGTTATTGAAACAAATGGTAAAGATATCGATTAATATTCAAAAACCCCCATCTTCTGTCGTGAAGATGGGGGTTTTTTGAATATTATTTATTGGCATTTTCTTCTTTTTCGATTTCGGAGACAGACTTATCTGTAGGAAATTTAGCCCAATCATACATTTCTATAGGCATCCCCACATTCTTTTCAAAATGTTTGCCATAGATAGATGCAGTTATGTATAAATCTTTATCTCCATTTACATACCCTTCTATATAAGGAGTACCCATACCAGTAATATCCGCGTTTGTAAAAGTTACATTTTCTATATTTTTATAATTATATTTTAAATATTTTTCAATTCGAGGAGATTCTTCTGATAAGAATTGTTGTTTTGCTTCTTGTTTTTCATGATTTTGCATAATAAAGTAGCCCCCAATACAAATTAGCATTATAATAAAAATAGTTAAAGAAATCAGAATGGTGCTTTTTTTCATTTTCTTCACCTCATAAAAATAATAACATAGAATAGGGAGAGATGGTTATGAAAGTGAAAGATAATACAAACTTTTATTTAGCTGATGCAGTTTACGCAAATAAATACCTGAAAACAGGTAGTGTGTTACCTTTAGAAAATAATGAAGAATGGGTCACAATCAACTCAGTAAATAAAGACAACGGACTCCAAGCCATTGCAGTTGTGCCATTAAAAGATTATAAGGATTACAATAATGGGAAATTAAAAACATATAACCATATCGTTTTTGTTTCACGAGGATCAGAAGAATTAGATGATTGGAATGAAAATTTAGGTTTGGTTGCAAAAATGCGCCAAGTAGAAAATTACATGCAAGATTATGAGGAATGGGAAAAAATGCAGTCACAACGCCTGAGATCTCAGCTAGATGAAGAAACATGGGAAGGTGGAAAGTACAGTGAATTAACAAGTTGGGATGTAGATGATGTACTTACAGAAGTTTCCAGGAAATATAAAGACGGTGTATATAGATTTCATAACACAGATAAATTTGAAGAGTTTTATGATGAAAATAGAAAAACAATTCAAAAACTAAACGGATTTAAAGAAGAAGTAATTAGTGCTGCACTAGCTTTTAATGATAAAGATAAAGAATTAGGAAACTGGATAAAAGAAAACAGCAAAGGGTGGTAAAAAATGTACGGGAGTTCACCAACAACGCAGAAAATAGAGAATTACGATTACTATGTAAAAGCTGAACAACAACGATTGCAAGCTAAATTAGATAATAAAAATGATGAATTAAGTAAACAAGAGAGAGCAGATATCATTCAGGCACAGCGGGCACTAGAGAAACAAATACAAAAACAGCATTTACAAGTAGACGTTCCAAAAAAAGTAACAAAAATAATAGATGAGGGTAAACAAGAATTAGCAAACTTCGAACAAACATGGGTAGATTTACTTGCCGAATATGCCGATATTGTCACACAGATGGAATGTTCATTCGAATCTAAAACTGGACAAGCTTTAAAAGATTGGATGGTTAATTACCGGAGTAACCAAATAGTTCAAAATGAAAATTTGATTTATGACTGCCAAGACTCAATTAAATTAGATAATTAAAGAAGTTGTACATAAAAATAGAAAAGCAGCAATCAATATATTTCGCCATTCAAAAGGTGACATATACAAGATTGCTGCTTTTTCGTTAATACGAAATCGCCCGTTTTGCTTGTTTGTTCCAACAAGTATTAAAGTAACTTTGCGAAATACGTGCATTTTTTTGACCAGACCAGCTGTCATTATAATAAAAATTATTTTTATCGTAACCGGTAATTGTAATTGCGTGGACAGAAAAACCGTGGAAATTACTTACCCAAGCAACAACCGGACGCTTTTTGTTTAATTGTGTTTTAATCCCAGATAGACTAGTACCTGTCATATTTTTTGCGCTGCCAGCATGTTTTTTGACTTGGCTCATTAAAGCTGGTGGATAGATAGTCCAACCACTTCTGGAAAAAGGGTTCCCGACAAAGCCATAATTTGGATTTGATTTATGGCGCTTCATTTCTTTAGCGAGCTTTACTTTGTCGACATTTTTACCAGCATAACGCAACATCATCGCTATATTTGTGATTTCACAGCCAGTTGGAAGTTGTGGGCGCTGAACGATTAAAGGTACATTCATTTGAACAATCTTTGGAGTTGATGGCGCTGGTGTAGGTTTTGTCGCTGATACGGTCTTAACATATTTTCCGGAAACATAACCTTTTTTTCCTTTATAACTAAGTCTGTACCAGTTGTTGGATGTTTTTGCGATCGCTTTAAATTTTGTTTTATTCTTGAACCAGCCAATAACTTTGCTAGATGTCGTACTACTCGCGCGGACATTCAAACTAGCTGTTGTAATCATTTGTTTGTTAATTACAGTCTCTTTTGTAGCCGCATGACCAGTAGTAGAAACACTAAATACACTAAAAACAAGCCCCAAAACAAGTAACAATTTCCCCCATTTACTAAAAATAGCTCCCATTATTTCCCCTTTCGATTGCAGAATATTATTTTATACCCTATTTTCTGGAAAATAAAAAGTGGATTAATCTAGAGGAAAGAGATTATCTTCTAAATTACTTAAAAGAAACTAGAGTAAGTGAAATCCATGGTACAAACTTGTTTGGGGAGAGTTAATTCTTCCCAAATAAAATTATTTTAAAAAAAGACTTGCAACCGTTTTCTTTATATGATATATTTATCTCATCACAAAGGATTGTTACCAATTCATTGGGCAAAACCTAAGCTGATTTGTAGGACACGTTTATACGTGGAGTCCTCGAATGAGCTTAGGTTTTTCTTTTTGCCCAAAAAACCAAAAAGAGGAAGGAAGTCGTCAAAATGAAATATGAACAGTTAGCAAAAGACATTTTGAAAAATGTTGGCGGTAAAGAAAATATCAACAGTGTTTTCCATTGTATTACCAGACTTCGGTTTAAACTGAAAGATGAGAATATTGCAAACACTAAAGAAATCGAAAAACTTGATGGAGTAATCTCCGTAATTAAAAGCGGTGGTCAATATCAAGTGGTTATTGGTAACCATGTACCAGACGTATTTAAAGCAGTACTAGAAGTTGGTGGTATTTCAGCAGAAGGTGCAGATGATACAAGCGCGCCATCCGGTGGTAATATTTTTAACCGCTTTATCGATATGATTTCCGGTGTATTTACGCCAGTTCTAGGTGTATTAGCCGCAACAGGTATGATTAAAGGTTTCACAGCAATGTTTGCAGCATTTGGCTGGATTACAGTAGAATCAGGAACATATCAATTGCTTTATGCGATTGGGGATTGTTTATTCTACTTCTTCCCAATCTTCCTAGGTTACACAGCGATGAAGAAATTCGGTGGGAACATATTTATCGGGATGGCAATTGGGGCGTCCTTAGTTTATCCAACACTTGCAGGTATTACAGCAGGTGACCCAATTTATACACTTTTTGCAGGTACAATTTTTGAATCTCCAATTCACGTAACATTCTTAGGAATTCCAGTTATCTTGATGTCTTATGCATCTTCTGTTATTCCGATTATTTTAGCAGCATACTTTGGTTCTAAAGTTGAAAAAGGCTTCAAAAAAATCGTTCCAGATGTAATTAAAACATTCGTAGTTCCATTTTGTACATTACTAGTAGTTGTTCCCCTTACTTTCATCGTTATTGGTCCAATCGCAACATGGGCAGGTCAATTACTTGGAGCAGGAACAATTTGGGTTTATAACTTAAGTCCTGTAATCGCTGGTCTAATCTTAGGTGGTTTCTGGCAAGTATTCGTTATCTTTGGACTTCACTGGGGTCTTATTCCAGTGGCAATCAACAACTTAACAACACTTGGAGCAGATCCAATTCTTGCAATGACTTTCGGTGCATCTTTTGCTCAAATCGGTGCAGTTCTAGCAGTATTCTTCAAAACTAGAAATACAAAAATTAAATCTCTTAGTATTCCAGCATTTATTTCCGGTATCTTTGGTGTAACTGAGCCAGCAATTTACGGGGTTACTTTACCACTGAAAAAACCATTTATCATGAGCTGTATCGCTGGTGGTATTGGTGGCGGAATCATCGGTTTTGCTGGAGCACAATCATACATTATGGGTGGACTTGGAATCTTTGGTATTCCTAACTTCATTAAACCAGGTACAGGAATTGATGGAGCTTTCTGGTGGATTATGATTGCGATGGCAATTAGTTTCATTCTTGGTTTCATTCTAACTTATGTAGTTGGATTCAAAGATCCAGCTGAAGCAGTAGTTGAAAAATCTAACACAGTTGAAGGCGAAACTTTAATCGAACGTGAAACAATTCCAGCTCCAGTAGTTGGCGAAATCGTTACTTTAGCAGACGTAAAAGACGAAGCATTTTCATCCGGCGCACTTGGTAAAGGTGTTGCAATTATCCCTTCTGTAGGACGAGTAGTCGCTCCAGCAGCAGGAACGGTAACAACTATCTTCCCAACCGGTCACGCAGTTGGTATTACAACAAATGACGGCGCAGAAGTACTGATTCACATCGGTATGGATACAGTTCAATTAGAAGGTAAATTCTTCACAGCACACGTTAAACAAGGTGACACAATCGTAAAAGGTCAATTATTAGTAGAATTTGATATTGAAGGTATTAAATCAGCTGGATATGATGTAACAACTCCAGTAGTTATCACAAACTCAGGTTCATATCTAGACGTAATGATTACTGATTCTAAAGAAGCTAAATTAGAAGATCGTTTAATCACACTAGTAATCTAAAAATAATATTTAAACAGCTTGGGCAGAAATTTGCCCAAGCTGTTTTTATGTTATACTGTGGAAAAATAGGTGGTGAAGTTATGCTGATAGCAGGCGATAGTGTCGGGATTATTTGTTGTTCAGATGGAAAGAAACATTCTGATAAAGAAAAAATTGAAAAACTAGAGCAGATTTTAAATGATAAATTTGATTTGCGTGCTGTTTTTGCTGAAACTATTTTTCGAACAAATGACTCACCGTACAGTGGGACACCAAAAGCGCGGGCAATTGAATTGATGAAGTTATATAACAATCCTAAAATCAAAGCAATTTTTGATATTTCGGGTGGGGATGCAGCAAATCAAATTTTGCCATACCTTGATTTCGATAGCATTCGTAAAGCGAGAGTACCTTTTGTTGGATATAGCGATTTGACTGTGATTTTAAACGCTATTTATGCAAAAACGAAGCAGATTGGCTACAATTACTTGCTACTAAATTTAGTAGGAGAAGAAAGTGAATTACAACAAGTTCAATTCAAAAAAGTATTTTTCGAAAATAGGCTGTTGATTAATGGGAGAACCTTGACAGATTTTGACTGGCACCAGGCGGATGTCATCGGTGGGAATATTCGTTGCTTTTTGAAACTAGCTGGAACAGAATTTATGCCAGATTTTTCCGGCAAGATCATTTTACTAGAGAGTTTTGGTGGGAAAGAGGCGAAGATAGCATCCTATCTTACCCAATTAGAGCAACTAGGTGCATTCTCTAAGTGTTCAGGTATTATTGTTGGTCAACATTCAGAAGCAGAAAAAAGTGGAGAATACAAAGAAATAGGCCGCTTATATCAAGAGCTAGGTCTAAAATATAAGTTACCTATTTTCCGAACAGCTGAAATTGGCCACGGATCAGCGGCAAAACCATGTCCAATTGGAGCAGAAATAAATGTTTCACGTGAAACATTAACAAATTTTTAATAAAATAATTGTTAAATGTTCATATTTAATCGGTAATATAGTATTTGTAAGCAAGGAATACAATTGGTTTTACTCCCTTTTTTCTAATTGTAAAAATTCCTTAAAATCCTAAACTCCCTTTTTGTGGCCGGCGTAATTGCCGGTCTTTTTTTATTTCTTTTCTAGTAAAATTTCCATATCATCAAGTTCTTCTGATTTTGTTTTTTTTACAGTCAAAATTTCTCCGGACTTCAAATCAATGTCATAAGTATCTTTATTTTCAAATTGAATATCGACACGGGCATCATCAGCGTAGGAAGGTGAAATTTGGATAAAGGGTTTTTCAGAACTTTTTTTATCAGCAGTATAAGTCAGGTTATATTCCCCGGCTGGAATTTGTTTGCCGACTTCGTATGAACCTGAATGCTCGACTCTATAAATGTCATCAGAAGATTTGATGGGGGTGAACTCTGCTGGTGTCAGTTCTATTTCACCAGAGCCTTCAAAATATATCTTATTATCATCTAGTAACTCCATACCCACTAGCTTGTCGCCTTTAGAAAGCTTTGTATCAAAATAAGACAGCGAGCCTTTTGTAACTTGCATATCATAGATTCCGACTTTTATTTCTTCGCCGACTGTGTATTCACCAGATTGGAGTTTAACACTTTCAGCTGCGTTTAATAGTTCTGGGTCTTGATTTTTAATATACTTCACACCTTTTGGAACGAGGAAAAAAAGTAGTGTAATGACTGCTAGGGCGACGAATATACCTGCTTTGGTTTTAGTCATGGACAATCTTTCCTTGGTCCATTCGGATTGTCACGTCACAAAGCGGCGCAATGTCTTCTTTATGGTGGCTGGCAATAATAATAGTAGCTCCACGCTGTTTTTCTTCTAGTAGAAGCTGATTAATTAATTCAATACCTTGGTCATCTATCGCATTGGTAGGCTCATCAAGTAAGATTACAGCAGGTTTTTCAAAAATAGCTTGAGCAATATTTAATCTTTGTTTCATTCCAAGGGAGTATTTTTTAACTTTTTTATCAATATGCGGAGTTAAGCCAACTCTATCAATGGCATTATCAATATCTTCTTCATTTGCAATGTTTTTGATTTCAGCTAGGATTTTTAGATTTGTTCGTGCATCGAATTGTGGCAGTAACTCCATATTTTCAATAATGATACCCATGCTTGGCGGAAAAGAAATATCTTGGTGCAGCTGTTTATTATCAATGAAAATCTCACCACTTGTTGGGATAATTAAGCCAGCAAGTGATCTAAGTAACATAGTTTTCCCTGAACCATTTTTCCCAAAAATACCATAAATTTTCCCTGGTTCAAAGGAATAATTTATATTAGTAAGCACTTCTGTATGCTTAATTTGCTTGTGTAAATTAACAATCTTAATCATAAAAACCCTCCGTTGTCATAAAATGTCTGTTGTTTTAAATTTCTTAATCGCAATAGTAAATACGCACAGCAAAACTACTAGCAAAATAATTAAACCGGCTGGCTGCAAAATTAGCGAAGTGGAAGTATTCGGAAACTCACATAATCCAGTTCTAAAACCCATACCGTAATTAGGAATTAGTAAATAATATGGCCAGGTTGCTGCTGTGTTTTGATAAATTAAATCTGCTGCAAGAACAGAAATAATTAAGTAACTATTTATAAGTAGCAAAGCTTTTTGTGCATCAATAAATAGCTCCAAAAGATATTGTAAACTGAAAATGGTAAACAACATCAGGAAATATCCCAATATTAGGTAGAAAAATTGACTAGTCCAGCTTATATGAAAAGGCGTAATTATAGAAATTAAAGCGATTTGTAAGCAGATAAACAGGATAATTTTTACAAATAGCTTCAAAAATTGTTTTATTAACCAATATTCTTTTTTATAGTTACGAGAAATTTGTAGAAAACCATAATTAGATAATAAATCTTTTATATTACCAGAAATATAAAAACTGAAAGCAATAATCGGTAAATACCAGTAGACTAATAATCGTGTTACTACTGGTGTGGCTAATCCAACTGGAAAGCCATCGAGAATTGGCAATGTTGTAAAGCGAAAATCAAAGGAAATAAACAAAATAGCTTGCAAAAACAAGCAAATAATAACTAAAATAATAAGTTTCCTATTTTTCATATGAGTAAAAGTCCTTTTTTATAAATATATTGGAACTAAGTAAGTACAAGATAAGCGCTGTTGCAACGTTTGGAATTAAAACGAAAGGTATTTCAGAAATCATCGGACCGTTTTGTAACCAAAGATCAAAGAAATCTAATGTGTGCAGAGGAGTCCAGTATAGTCCCTCCAAAATTATCCAATCAATCAGATAAAAAAGACACATTGCAAATGCCCCAAAAATAAGCGCCTGTCCAATAGAAGCTGTGATATCGTAAATAATTCTAAACAAAAAGGAAAGAAAAAATCAAATTTACACTAAGATAGATTCCCACATAGAGTACTGTAGCAATAATTGTATTCTTCACAATTTTATGGTGGGCTTGTATACGATTTTTTTCTCTAACTAAAGAAACAATTCGTTCTTTTTTTGAAAATAGTAGTAAAAAAATTAAATATGGGAAAACAAGCATTAAGCAAAGCGATTTGATAGAGGCATATCCATACAAACTACCATTCATAAAGAGAACAAGTTCTGTGTTTTTAGGAAACTTAAGATATTCAAGGTTTTGTGTAAACCAAAAAACAGAGAAAAAGAAAACCATAGAAAGAATTAGAAGGAAATATCTATTCTTTAACATATCTCACCTCATATAAGTAAAGAATACCAACGATTAACAAAACTATTAGGCTGAAAACTAGAAAAATAGGAAGTATTGTTTCCAAACCGTATTCTGTAAAA from the Listeria seeligeri serovar 1/2b str. SLCC3954 genome contains:
- the qoxB gene encoding cytochrome aa3 quinol oxidase subunit I, whose amino-acid sequence is MKWNEFIVTGDPMILGAQISIVLASVGIVVLLTYTKKWKWLMKEWISSVDHKKIGIMYLLAAVLMFFRGGVDALMMRTQLALPDMKFLDAQHYNEVFSTHGTIMILFMAMPFIIGLMNIAVPLQIGARDVAFPFLNNLSFWTFFMGAMLFNLSFVIGGSPDAGWTNYAPLATDFSAGYGINFYLLGVQIAGIGTLMTGINFFVTILRMRTKGMTLMKMPMFTWSSLITSLIIIFAFPVLTVALALMSFDRLFGTAFFTLTNGGLPMMWANLFWVWGHPEVYIVILPAFGIFSEIISTFSRKKLFGYPAMVAAMAVISLLSFLVWVHHFFTMGSGALVNSFFSITTMMIAIPTGIKIFNWLFTMYKGRITFTTPMLWSLAFIPNFVVGGVTGVMLAMAAADYQYHNTYFLVSHFHYVLIAGTVFSCFAGLTYWYPKMVGYRLNEKIGKWFFWIFVVGFNVCFFPQYFLGLDGMPRRIYTYVQGDGWTTLNFISTVGGFLMGIAFLVLCYNIYYSYKNSKREVTGDPWDARTLEWATSSAVPPKYNFAVLPEWNDLDDFWNRKQKGEPYVNDKNYKPIHMPSNTMVGFVMSVFFFIAGFGLVFYWYWLGIIGLIGILGCMVYRSFQNNDGYHVEVDEIKATEEHNARELATGVKEGNPWNL
- the qoxC gene encoding cytochrome aa3 quinol oxidase subunit III; this encodes MESVETNKNLPIEYRSEQGRLNILGFWIFLGAEIALFATLFATYFVMRKAGSNAGHPPAEMFELWLVLIMTFLLLTSSFTCGLAIGEMRKGNVKMLTIYSIITLILGAGFVGFELYEFAHYVTEGVTMQIGSYWSAFFVLLGTHGLHVTVGIFWISFILIQIKMHGLTPKTASKVFISSLYWHFLDVVWIFIFTGVYLLGMVN
- the qoxD gene encoding cytochrome aa3 quinol oxidase subunit IV, with product MAQNNKSNAAHAESGIPWKHIVGFALSIILTLLAVWVALYSTLTTNVKVVIIFIFAFIQAALQLLMFMHMTEGRDGKIQIGNILFAAFIAIVVVIGSYWVMEIGHMNHLM
- a CDS encoding 6-phospho-beta-glucosidase; translation: MTESKFPKDFLWGGAVAANQCEGAYLEDGKGLSLVDILPTVEDGRWEALFNPAKALATDYGFYPSHESIDFYHRYKEDIKLMADMGFKCFRMSISWPRIFPNGDESKPNEKGLAFYDAVFDECHKYGIEPVVTINHFDTPLEVFKKYGGWKNRKCIDFYLNFCEAIFTRYKDKVKYWMTFNEINMILHLPYIGGGLDVTKEENPEEVKYQAAHHQLVASALATKLGHEINPENQIGCMLAAGNTYPMTCNPEDVWKSIGADREGYFFIDVQSRGYYPSYTKRFFKENNINIKMEDGDVEALRDNTVDYIAFSYYSSRLTSADPEKNKETEGNVFATLKNPYLKASEWGWQIDPLGLRITMNTIYDRYQKPLFIVENGLGAVDTVEEDGSINDDYRIDYMREHVREMGEAIEDGVELLGYTPWGCIDLVSAGSGEMKKRYGFIYVDRDNKGNGTLNRSKKKSFDWYKKVIETNGKDID
- a CDS encoding DUF1433 domain-containing protein, which encodes MKKSTILISLTIFIIMLICIGGYFIMQNHEKQEAKQQFLSEESPRIEKYLKYNYKNIENVTFTNADITGMGTPYIEGYVNGDKDLYITASIYGKHFEKNVGMPIEMYDWAKFPTDKSVSEIEKEENANK
- a CDS encoding C39 family peptidase codes for the protein MGAIFSKWGKLLLVLGLVFSVFSVSTTGHAATKETVINKQMITTASLNVRASSTTSSKVIGWFKNKTKFKAIAKTSNNWYRLSYKGKKGYVSGKYVKTVSATKPTPAPSTPKIVQMNVPLIVQRPQLPTGCEITNIAMMLRYAGKNVDKVKLAKEMKRHKSNPNYGFVGNPFSRSGWTIYPPALMSQVKKHAGSAKNMTGTSLSGIKTQLNKKRPVVAWVSNFHGFSVHAITITGYDKNNFYYNDSWSGQKNARISQSYFNTCWNKQAKRAISY
- a CDS encoding beta-glucoside-specific PTS transporter subunit IIABC yields the protein MKYEQLAKDILKNVGGKENINSVFHCITRLRFKLKDENIANTKEIEKLDGVISVIKSGGQYQVVIGNHVPDVFKAVLEVGGISAEGADDTSAPSGGNIFNRFIDMISGVFTPVLGVLAATGMIKGFTAMFAAFGWITVESGTYQLLYAIGDCLFYFFPIFLGYTAMKKFGGNIFIGMAIGASLVYPTLAGITAGDPIYTLFAGTIFESPIHVTFLGIPVILMSYASSVIPIILAAYFGSKVEKGFKKIVPDVIKTFVVPFCTLLVVVPLTFIVIGPIATWAGQLLGAGTIWVYNLSPVIAGLILGGFWQVFVIFGLHWGLIPVAINNLTTLGADPILAMTFGASFAQIGAVLAVFFKTRNTKIKSLSIPAFISGIFGVTEPAIYGVTLPLKKPFIMSCIAGGIGGGIIGFAGAQSYIMGGLGIFGIPNFIKPGTGIDGAFWWIMIAMAISFILGFILTYVVGFKDPAEAVVEKSNTVEGETLIERETIPAPVVGEIVTLADVKDEAFSSGALGKGVAIIPSVGRVVAPAAGTVTTIFPTGHAVGITTNDGAEVLIHIGMDTVQLEGKFFTAHVKQGDTIVKGQLLVEFDIEGIKSAGYDVTTPVVITNSGSYLDVMITDSKEAKLEDRLITLVI
- a CDS encoding S66 family peptidase, with translation MLIAGDSVGIICCSDGKKHSDKEKIEKLEQILNDKFDLRAVFAETIFRTNDSPYSGTPKARAIELMKLYNNPKIKAIFDISGGDAANQILPYLDFDSIRKARVPFVGYSDLTVILNAIYAKTKQIGYNYLLLNLVGEESELQQVQFKKVFFENRLLINGRTLTDFDWHQADVIGGNIRCFLKLAGTEFMPDFSGKIILLESFGGKEAKIASYLTQLEQLGAFSKCSGIIVGQHSEAEKSGEYKEIGRLYQELGLKYKLPIFRTAEIGHGSAAKPCPIGAEINVSRETLTNF
- a CDS encoding ABC transporter ATP-binding protein, yielding MIKIVNLHKQIKHTEVLTNINYSFEPGKIYGIFGKNGSGKTMLLRSLAGLIIPTSGEIFIDNKQLHQDISFPPSMGIIIENMELLPQFDARTNLKILAEIKNIANEEDIDNAIDRVGLTPHIDKKVKKYSLGMKQRLNIAQAIFEKPAVILLDEPTNAIDDQGIELINQLLLEEKQRGATIIIASHHKEDIAPLCDVTIRMDQGKIVHD